The Lancefieldella sp. Marseille-Q7238 genomic interval AATATTTCATCACAATTTGTCAGCGGGCTTCTTATGGCCGCTCCCCTTATGGAGCAGGGCCTCGAGGTATTTGTCGCCACGCCCGTCGAATCAGCCCCTTATGTGGACCTGACTATTAAGACGCTGGCTGATTTTGGCGTTGGTGTCGAAACAACATATCTGGTTGAAGCTGGCAAAGAGTACGCACGGTTCTACGTGTCAGGCAACGTCAGCTACAAGACTCCAGGTCAACTTGAGATTGAGGGTGACTGGTCCAACGCCGCCTTTTGGCTTACCGCAGGAGCCCTCGGTAACGGCATCGAGGTCACAAACCTTGCTATGCAGAGTGCGCAAGGTGACAGAGCTATACTTGCAGCCCTTTCGCTTATAGGAGCGCGCGTGTCCCGGCACGGCAATAACGCGGCCGCAAGCTTCGATCACCTGCGGTCTATTCAGCTTAACGTGTCGGATACGCCTGATCTAGTGCCGCCACTCGCAGTAGCTGCAGCTTTCGCGCGCGGCTCAACCGTCTTTACCCACGCGGAAAGGCTCTGCCTCAAGGAGTCTGACCGTCTTGCAACAATAGCCAACGCCCTCAACGCGCTTGGTGGACAGGCGTCCGTACAAGATGGCGCTTTGCACGTCGAAGGTATGGAAGGCCTTGACGGCGGAGAGGTGAGCGGATCTTCTGACCATCGCATCGTGATGATGGCAGCCATCGCCGCAGCCTACGCCGATGGTCCGACTACCATTACCAACGCGGAAGCGGTGGCAAAATCCTACCCTACCTTCTTTGAGGATTTTCGCTCTCTCGGCGGCATTGTCGAGCTGAGCGATGGGCTCGCATAGACAGGACAGATTATGCCTTCGTCATTTGGAACCACGCTTACCGTTACCGTCTTTGGCCAATCTCATTCAGAGGCAATCGGCTGCGTCATCGATGGACTCCCTTCAGGCCTTACGATTGATCAAGACGCCCTCGCAACTTTCTCCGCCCGACGCGCGCCCGGACGCATGCCGTGGGACACTCCCCGCCTCGAATCCGATTCCTTTCGCGTGCTCTCGGGACTTACCTCAAAAAGTGTCACCCGCGGCGCTCCAATTGCCCTTCTCATTGAAAACTCCGATGCGCGTTCCTCTGACTATGACCGAACAAACAGCGTTTTTCGCCCGGGTCATGCGGACTTTAGCGCCTGGAAAAAATGGCACGGACGGCAGGACGCTTATGGAGGCGGTCAGTTTTCGGGGCGCCTCACCGCTCCGCTTTGCCTCGCCGGCGGTATAGCGCTTCAGGCGCTTGAGCACCAGGGCATTCAGATTGCCGCTCATGTACAATCAGCCGCCGGCATCGCCGATGAGCCCTTTGACGCGTTCAGTAACAACTCTCAAGCTCAAGTTCACCTTGAACATCAGATTGCAGCCCTTCATGACGGCCGCATCATTTCCACCATCAACCAAGAAGCTGGCGAGAAGCTCACCGCTGCTCTTATGGAGATTCGCGCTGAAGGTGATACCACAGGCGGTCTTGTCGAATGTGTTGCGACGGGCTTTCCGGCAGGAGTGGGCTCGCCGTTATTTGACGGACTTGAAAGTCGCATCTCTCAGGCAATTTTTAGCATTCCCGCGGTCAAAGGTATAGAGTTTGGCCTGGGCTTTCGGGTGTCTGAGGCACGGGGCAGCTTCAACAATGATTCTTATGAGATACGCAACGGTCAGCCTCAGCCCGCAACAAACAACGCAGGCGGCATCCTTGGCGGCATATCCACCGGCGCGCCGCTCTTGTTCTCTTGCGCTTTTAAGCCTGTGCCGAGCATCTCTTTGCCTCAACAATCAGTAGATTATACAAGCAACGAAGAAATAACTCTGCAGGTACACGGTCGTCACGATACTTGCGTTGCTTTGCGAGCCGTTCCCGTTGTGGAAGGAATGACCGCTCTGGTACTTCTTGACGCCCTGCTTTCCTATCCGGCAGAGCCAAAGCGTAATCCCTATGAGGAGTAAGCAGCTATGACAGATGTCTCCTATCCGCACAACCTCACCAGCCTCAATGAACTGCGCGCCCAAATTGACGTCATTGACGCTCAGATCTTGGATCTGTTTGTCAGACGCGCCGCCGTTGCTACGGAAATAGGCCTGTATAAACGCACGCGAGGGCTTCCTATAGTCGACCATGACCGCGAACAGCAGAAATTAGATCTCGCAGAGGCTTCTGTTCCCGAACATCTCAAAGCGCCAACAGCCTCTTTGATGCGCGTACTCATGGGTACTGCAAAGTCTCAGGAGAAAACGCCCGATGCCTGAGTCTTCTATCACGTACGGACTTCTTGGACAAAAGCTCGGCCACAGCTGGTCTCCGCAGATTCATCGCATGCTCGGGTCGGCACCCTATGAGCTCATAGAAGCGGCTCCTCAAGATGTAGCGAACATACTCGCGCGCGACACTTGGAGCGGTCTCAATGTAACCATCCCCTACAAGCGACAAGCACTTCTCGCCGCGGACACAGCAAGCGACGCCGCACGGGCGATTGGAGCCGCAAACACCCTTATTAGGCTCAAGCGAGATGGCTCAATCTACGCGGACAACACCGATGCGGCGGGCTTTCTCTGGCTGCTGGAACGCTTTTCACAACGTCAGAACAATCTCTCAGCGTGCGCGTATATCAGTGGCAAAAAAGTGCTGGTGCTTGGCGCTCAGGGAGGCGCCGGGCGGGCGGTCTGCTACGCGCTTCAATCCCTAGGTGCACATAGTATCGGCGTCAGCCGCACAGAAGAGAGCTTCCATCACAACCTTTGTTCTCTCTGGATACCGTACGACCGAATCAAAGACCACAGCGACGCTGCCTTAATTGTCAACTGCACGCCTGTAGGCATGTATCCCAACTGTCCGAAAAGTCCGCTGGCGCCGCAGACGCTTGACGGTTTTACACAACTTGAAGGCGTCATCGACGTAATCTATAACCCGCTCAGAAGCGCTTTGCTACTTGCGACTCTGAAGCGTGGTATTCCCGCTGAAAACGGTCTTGGTATGTTGGTTGCCCAGGCCTGCGCGGCAAGCAGGCTTTTTCTTACGGGTGAGCCGGTGTCCTCTTCTCTTTTTCCTGTCGATTTCATGACGGCCGCCGATTCTATAACGATTGAGGCAATCGAGCAAAGGCTCGTACAGCACCTGCAAAACATCGTACTTATCGGCATGCCCGGAGTCGGCAAAACAAGCGCGGGACAACAACTCGCACGGCTATGTGGGCGTCCCTTTGTTGACATCGACGCCGCTGTTCAAGCCTCAACAGGAAAAACGCCAACACAGATCATACGCGAATCCGGCGAAGAGGCCTTTCGCGCCGCTGAATCAGCCGCGGTCAAAGCAGCTGGCCTTGGCTCAGGCCACATCATCGCCTGCGGCGGCGGTACTGTGGTTACAAGCGTCAATTACGAGGCGCTCAAGCAAAACGGTCACCTGGTGTTTCTCGACCGTCCGATTCACACACTGGACACAAAAAACCGACCTCTTACCGCAGCTCAGGGACTTGAGTCCATTGCGCGAGTACGCATGCCGCTCTATCTCAGCTGGGCCGACACGCTCTTTGCCTGTACGGGTTCTCCGGCGACAGACGCCGCGGCGCTCAAAACACTCTTCTCTCTGTAGATCTTCTCTCTGTAGATCTTTTCTCTATAAACCTTTTTCTGTAGCTCTTCTCTCTGACTCACCATCTTCAGACAGCCCGCCGCTTGCGGATAGCTTCAAGCCTTTCACCTCATATATTGTTCCGTCCACCGAACCGCAAAAGGATACGGGCGTTTCGAGTTCTTCTCGCCGTATACTCTGTGGACGTGGGAGGTCTCTCGCAAAAAATTCCGTATTCGATGCAGGCACGATGGATTTGTTGGGGTCCATCTCAGAAAGGGTACACGATGAATACTCAACAAGTTGCAGAAAACGTTCTTTTTGCTGTCGGAGGCTCTGACAATCTTGTCGACAATGAAGTCTGCATGACGCGCCTGCGTCTGACCGTCAACAATCCCGCGCTCATCGACCATGAGAAGCTCGCGGGCCTGCAGGGCGTGCTTGGCATCGTTGGCCGCGGCGCCAACGGTATCGAAGTCGTCTTTGGACCTAACGTAGCCAGCCAGGTTAATGCTTCCCTAGACGTCTGCTGCAACCACGCCAATCTCTCAGCGAAAATCACGCCAGATGCATCCTTATCCCCTCTCTCAGATGACGAGAATGACGTCGAACAGCTCATTTCTCTTTTGCGCGACGCCGATCTGTCCGCCGATGATCTGTCCCATACCGGCACCTTTAACGTCGATTCCGAGGTAGCCGAGGAGCCGGAGCAAGAAGAAATTGGACCACGCCTTCTGGTAATTAACGGGCCAAACATCAATATGCTGGGCATTCGCGAGCCGGAACTCTACGGAAAACAGGACTATCGCGCGCTCATTAGAATCTGCAAAGAGGAAGCAACGGCTCAAGGCTTTGTCGACTGCGTTTGCTATCAGTCAAACTACGAGGGAGATTTAATCAGCGCTATTCAAGATGCGCTTGGTGCCTATGACGCCATCCTCATCAATCCCGCCGCGTATACTCATACGTCAATCGCCTTGCTTGACGCCGCGAAAGCGGTACAGATTCCCATGGTGGAAGTTCACCTCACCGACATTACCGAGCGAGAAGAATATCGTCGCGTTTCTTATCTGCGCGATGCTTGCATTGCGCTATGCTGCGGCAAAGGATTTGACAGCTATCGGGAGGGCATCGCTATCCTTGCCGAGCGCGTCAAGGAAACCTGCTGAATCAATTTGTCCGAAGAGGCGCGGAACTAGCGCTGCCTGAAGAGGCGCGTGGGACAGAGGCACGCGGAACGGCTGCTACTTGCAGCGCCAGGCTATCGACAATGCCAGACGCGCTGATCGGTCACGACCATATCAACGGCAATGTCATGACTTTCATGCGGAAGCTCATTGCAGCTCAGCTGACGCGTACGAGCAAGCGCTATCTTCTGCCCGGGATAAAATGCCAAAAAACGGTCGTAGTAACCAGCGCCGTAGCCGATGCGGTTACCTTCTCCGTCAAAGATAAGACCCGGCACCAAGCAAATTGAGCCCACGAGCTCCGATGCCTGCAGCGCTGACACTGAAGCGTCAGGTTCGAGAATGCCGAACGAGGTGGTATGGAGCTCTTCCAAAGAGGAAATCTCTACAAACTCAAGGCCCTTCTCGGCAGTGCGGCGAGGAACGGCAACACGCTTACTCTCACAAAAAGCGTCCTCAATAACAGCTCGCGTATCAACTTCCGAGCCTATAGAAACATAGGTAAGCACAAGGTCAGCGTCTTGATAGTCGGGAGCTGCCTGCAGATTGGCCAGGATGCGCGCGTCCAATGTAGCGCGGACACGCTCAGGCGCGGCATCGCGAACAATCTGCTGTCCTTTACGGAGCGCAGTCTTTCCCGCATCTGTTCCACATGTGCTGCCCATGTCACCAACCTTTGTTTGCAATAGCGCTTAGTGGCTATAGCGTATCACTTTTAGCTTTGGCTTCTTCCCGCACTCTTCGCACAGATTGCAAAAAACCAAATGCCTACAATCAATCCTCGCAACCGCTTTATCTCCTGCAATTTCGTACCAATCCATCCTCTGTAAGCACGCTCGAAAAAACCCAAAATGTGGTAAGAATGCACTTGCATCACACACTATATGGGGTAAAGTTAAAAGCCGACCAAGTGTTTCGCTAATCGCTTCTCCGCTGCACTCAAACGCACCGAAGCAGTTACCGCACACACCTACCCAGTGGTCTGAAAAACGAACGTTGTAGTAATTGCTGGAGGCGGTAGGAAAGAGGAGTTCCCACCCATGCGTCTCCGGCCCTAGGCAGCGCCCGTCATCGGAGCTGCAAAAGAGGAGTGTGTTATGCAAGTAGGCGCAGAAGTTGTCCTCACAGAAGACCAATCTATCGCGTGGCGCGGCTTTACCCACGGTAACTGGAACCACGCTATTGATGTCCGCGATTTCATCCAGAAAAACTATACCCCCTACGAGGGTGACGAGTCATTTTTGGCAGGTCCCACCGAGGCTACCACCAAGCTTTGGACTGACGTTATGAATCTCTTTGCTCAGGAGACAGCCAACGGCGGGGTCATTGATATGGATACCAAAGTGGTCTCCACTATCACCTCACACAAGGCCGGCTACATCGATCAATCACTCGAGAAGATTGTTGGTCTTCAGACGGATAAACCGCTGAAGCGCGCTCTTATGGTCGACGGCGGTATCCGCATGGCCGTAGCTGCCTGCAAGGCCTACGGTTACGAGGTCGATCCTGAGATTGTTGACTTCTATACCAACCGCCGCAAGACCCATAACGCCGGCGTCTTTGACGTCTACACAGATGAGATGCGCGCTTGTCGCCACTCCCACATCATCACCGGTCTTCCCGACGCCTACGGTCGCGGTCGCATCATCGGTGACTACCGTCGCGTAGCGCTCTATGGCGTCGACGCCCTCATTGAGGAGAAGAAGGCTGAAAAAGCCGGTACACATAAGACCATGGACGAGAAGACCATCCGCCACCGCGAAGAACTTGCCGAGCAGGCTCGCGCCCTCGGCGAGCTGAAGAAACTCGGCGAGATTTACGGCTTGGAGCTTGGACGTCCTGCTCGCAACTTCCAGGAAGCGGTTCAGTGGCTCTACATGGGCTACCTTGCCTCGGTTAAAGAGCAAAACGGCGCTGCGATGTCTATCGGTCGCAATACTACCTTCCTCGATATCTATGCTGAGCGTGACCTCGCCGAGGGTACCTTCACCGAGTCCGAGATCCAGGAATTCGTTGACCATTTGGTCATGAAGCTGCGCATGGTGAAGTTTGCGCGTACTCCCGAGTACAACGAGCTTTTCTCAGGCGATCCTCAGTGGGTCACTGAGTCCATCGGTGGCATGGGCGTAGACGGCCGCTCGCAGGTCACCAAGTCCGCCTTCCGCTGGCTTCATACCCTTGAGAACATGGGCACCAGCCCCGAGCCAAACCTCACCGTGCTCTGGTCGGTCCGCCTGCCTGAGAACTTCAAGCGCTACTGCGCCAAGATCTCCATCACCACCAGCTCCATCCAGTACGAGAACGACGACCTCATGCGCGTCTACCACGGCGACGACTACGCCATCGCCTGCTGCGTGAGCTCCATGCGCATCGGTAAAGAGATGCAGTTCTTCGGCGCCCGCGCCAATCTCGCAAAATGCCTGCTCTACGCCATCAACGGCGGCCGTGACGAGAAGAGCGGCGAGCAGATCGGCCCTAAGTTCTGCCCGGTCGAAGGAGACTACCTCGGCTTTGATGACGTCATGGACAAGTATCTGGACATGATGAACTGGCTCGCAGGCGTCTACGTCAATACCCTGAACGCCATCCACTACATGCACGATAAGTACAGCTATGAGCGCATCCAGATGGCGCTTCACGATGAGCACGTGCACCGCTGGTTCGCCACCGGTATCGCAGGCCTTTCCGTCGTCGCCGATTCGCTCTCCGCTATCAAATACGCCAAGGTCAAGGCCATCAGGAATGATGACGGACTGGTCGTTGACTATGAGATCGAGGGCGACTTCCCCAAGTACGGCAACGATGACGACCGCGTGGACAGCATCGCCCACGACATCGTCGAGGTCTTCATGAAGTTCGTGCGCGAGACCGGTACCTACCGCGATTCCGTGCCCACCACCTCGATTTTGACCATCACCTCAAACGTGGTCTACGGCAAGGCGACCGGCAATACCCCTGACGGCCGTCGTGCCGGCGCTCCATTCGCACCCGGTGCCAACCCCATGCATCGCCGAGATACGCATGGCGCTGTGGCCTCGCTTGCCTCCGTGGCAAAGCTGCCCTTCGGCGACGCGCAGGACGGCATCTCCAACACGTTCTCCATCATCCCGAACGCGCTTGGCAAGGGCAACGACATCCTCTTCCACGAGGATGAGCTCAATCTTGAGGGCACAGGGATCGACTTCTCCGATCTTGACCTCTCGTCCGTCGCCATTGAAAATACCGTTGATTGCGCCTGCGAAGCGGATGCTTCCGCTCCCGAAGGCGCTGAGGACCGTTCATAACAACCTGGCGAGAAGCGCGCGCTTCTCGCCGCATATCTAACAAGGAGATCTGACCATGAAAGCAAACGAGGTAGCACCTGAGCAGGTAGACAATCTTGTCAGCATGATCGATGGCTATGCCGAGAAGGGCGGCCACCATCTTAACGTCAACGTATTCACCAAGGAGACGTTGCTTGACGCCCAGGCACATCCGGAGAAATATCCGCAGCTCACCATCCGCGTATCCGGCTATGCCGTCAAGTTCAACTCACTCACCAAAGAGCAGCAGGATGACGTCATTTCCCGCACCTTCCACGAGGCGCTCTAAGAGTTCACGCCATCCTATGAGCAGTCAGGAAGAACAACAGGAACTACCTGCTCTCGAACGGAAACAGTCCGCTTTCGAACAGGAAAGGACTGCTCCCGATCTCAAGTTGGGTGAACAAACCGCAGATCAGGACCCGCTCACCACGCGTGGGCGGGTCCACTCTATTGAGACGTTCGGCACCGTCGACGGCCCGGGCACGCGCCTGGTGGTCTTCATGCAGGGCTGCCCCATGCGCTGCGCCTACTGCCACAATCCCGATACCTGGAAGTTTGGCATCGGTCACGAGAAGAGCGTGGCGGATATATTGGAGCTCTACGATCGCAATCGCCCCTTCTATCGAAAAGGCGGCATCACAGCCACGGGCGGAGAGCCGCTGGCACAGCCCGAGTTTGTCGGCGCTCTTTTTGCCGCCGCCCACAGCGATCCCAAGGGATCCATCCATACCTGCCTTGACACGTCCGGAATCTCGTTCGACCCGCAGCACCCGGAGCGCTTTGAGCAGCTCCTTGCCAACACTGATCTGGCGCTTCTCGACATCAAGCATTCGGATCCTCGGGGACACCGGAACCTCTGCGAGGTGGGTCCCGAAAGACCCCTCGCCTTCGGCGATGAGCTGGCACGGCGCAACATCCCCGTGATCATTCGTCATGTGGTGGTGCCCGGTATCACGGACTCGCCCGAGGAGCTTGCCGGCGTTGGCCGTATCATCGCTCACTGGGACAACGTCATCGGGCTTGACGTGCTCCCCTATCACACCATGGGCACCAAGAAGTACGAAGAGCTGGGCATCCCCTATCGTCTTGCCGACACGCCCGCCATGGATCCCAAGAAGGTCCCCGAACTTCGCCGGCAGATCCTCGCTGCACGCGCCCTTGAGCGCAAACGCCTGGGTAACTGAGCTTCTTTGCTGCTTCTCTGTCCTCGCCGTTTTCAAATCTGCAGCTTGATCACACTTCCGTACCTCCACGATCCAAGATCTTCTCGCCGTTTTCAGAAATCTGCTAAAGAATGGTCTACGGTTGGTGGATTTGAGCCTCAGAGAAGGCTTTAGAAGGCCAAAACCCACCAACCGTTCACGATTTCTTAGCGCGACCCACCAACTGTAAGCAATTTCTTAGCAGATTTTGAAAGCAAGAAGAGCAAGAAGGATCGGAACGAGAGATTGCTCCATCAGGATCTTCACCTGACCGTTAAACAAAAGTCACAGCAATCTCCGCCGAGCCCCAGCGTCTTTGTTCTGCCCCAGTGAAGCTTGGGGTGCATATTTCCATAACAAATATCATCCGTCCTGCAAAAGCCTTGCACGATTTCAGAACAGCCATGCCGGACACAAATATCCTGATAAGGACAGATCAGCATATCAAACCTCATTTCATTTTTATCCGCTCGAAGCCATCTGGCCTTAAAGCCGGCTTTTTCGCCGAAGAAATTTTTTGTCATTTTGGCGAAAAATCGAGGTACGAGACGGTACAGAGCGGGTATTCGGAGGAGGATACGAATAGCTTCTCCTGCCGGTTTGCTTTGTTCCTCATGAAAGGTATTCAGAATACTTGCCACGGTTTCTCTTCCTACGTTTTCCTCCAGCATTGCCTGAAAGACGGCAATGGCCGGGTAGATGCGCTTCCTTGTGTGCACTTGCACTTCTTTTGGCTCTTCTGCGTTTTCTTCACAAAGCCGGCTATATTTCTCCCGGGCTTTCTTTAGTATTCTGTCCGCCTTATCTTTCCCAAACTCCTTGTACACAACGGGTGTGAGTTTCCTTATGTATCCGCTATATGCCACTGTGATCCGCCTCCTTACAGTGCCGATAGGTTTATCCTGTGATCACAGCAAATTTCCATAGATACGGTTTACTCGTATCATTTGCACGCCTGCCCTCCGCTCAGCCGCCAGCCGATAGCTTGTTGGCGAATATTCACGAAGTTTCTGTATAGCCCATCCTGAGCCAGAAGTTCCTTGTGCGTACCGCGCTGGACGATACCGCCCTTGTCCAGGACCACTATCTGGTCCGCAGTCCGGACGGTAGACAGGCGGTGAGCGATCATCAGCAGCGTCTTACCGCGGGTCAGTTCTATGATCGCCTTTTGCAGTTCCTGTTCATTCTCCGGATCCACGCTGGCGGTAGCCTCGTCCAGAATAACGATCGGCGCATCCTTCAAAAGTGCACGAGCGATAGATATCCTCTGTTTTTCACCGCCGGACAGATTTGCGCCGCCCTCTCCCACTCTTGTCTCGTATCCGTCGGGAAGTGCCATGATAAATTCATGGCAACAGGCCTTCTTGGCCACTTTGATCACATCTTCCTTTGATGCTTCCGGTCTTCCGAAACGGATATTGTTCTCAATAGTGTCTTCAAAAAGATAGACGTTCTGAAATACGATAGAGAAATTGCGCAAAAGGCTGTCTGAACTGTATTCCCGGATATCGTGTCCGCCCAGCAGAACCTGACCTCCATCCACATCCCAGAATCTGGCGATCAGACTGCAAAGTGTGGTTTTTCCGGAACCAGACGGCCCCACAATAGCGCAGGAGGAACCTTCCAAAACCGTGAAAGTTATGTCTTTCAGGACCTCTTTTTCTCCATATCCGAAAGAAACGCCTTTGACCTCGATATCGTACCGGGTAGGAATCATGTCTTTGCCGCGCTCATCCAGTGTCGGGATATCCATGATCTCCTCCATTCGATCCAGGGAAGCGTCCACCACCCTGGCAACGGAAGACATGCTCCCTGCCACCTCCACAGCGGAATAGATCATAAAACTGGACACTAAGAGCAGAAGACATTTTTCTGTTGTGATCGTTCCTCCAAGCAGCAAATACGGTGCAAAAGCAAGGATCGCTGCGCGGGCAAACTTGAATACCGTCTGATAGAGCGCCGTCATAGAGGAAAAGGACTTTTCCAGTTCGATATTAGCCGCAGCACTCTCTTCGATAGCAGCGTCAATCACGTTTGCCGCATATCCACCCAGCCCGAACGCCTTAACTACGCCCATGCCCTGGATGTACTCCAGCACTGCCGTGACAAGCCCGGCCTGTGCCGCCTGTCGACGGGGAGAATGCTTTTTTCCCACCTGCTGGATCCTGCCATATATCAGAAGTGCCACACCAAGACCTGCAAGGGACAGTAGTCCTACTCGCCATTCGTAAAAGAGGAGCCACAGCGTGATCACTATGGCATGGATCAGGCCACCGGCAACAGACTCCATAATAGTGACGGCATTGGCTTCAATATCTCCCAGAGTTGTTGTAACAGCCGCTGTGATATCTCCCAACCGATGCTCACTGAAATATCCCATAGGTGCGCTTTTTAAGCGTTCTCCGATGGTAAGGCGTTTCTTTGTACAGACGGCAAAGCTTCCCAAGGTACGGGCATTGGTAGACAGATTGATGAAAATAATGCGCCCGATCACGCTGATCGCCATGATGGTAAAGGATTTCCATACCATATCCGGCGACGCGAGCTGTCCCCTCTGCCCAGCCAGGATCCCTGTCAGCACGGTCAGGATCGCCAGAATGGGAATCATTTCAAATATGGAACTGATCATATGGAAGAGAAAAGAGCGGAGCAGTCGTCCTTTTTGCTCGCCTGAAAATTGCAGCAACCGTTTGAATAAAGCAATCACAGCCATTCTTCCTCTCTGCGGTCTCTCGCTCCTGCGTGCGCCTGCCACAGTACCTGATAGAGCGGACTTGTCTCCAACAATTCAGCATGCTTTCCTTCAGCAACGACCCTTCCCTGGTCGATCACAAGAATCTTATCCGCCGCTGTGATCGTAGACAGTCGATGAGCGATAACGATCAGCGTTTTTCCTGCCACAAGTTCAGCGATAGAGGCTTGGATAAGTGCCTCGTTCTCCGGATCGGCAAAGGCTGTAGCCTCATCAAGCACCACGACTGGGCTGTTTTTTAATATCGCTCTGGCAATAGCGATCCGCTGACGTTCACCACCCGACAGGTGGCTGCCGCCGTCTCCGGCTAACGTGTCGTACCCCTGTGGCAGTTCCAGAATAAACTCATGACAGCATGCTCTTCTCGCTGCCTCCTCTACCTCCGCATCCGTCGCGTCCGGTTTCCCGAAGCGTATGTTTTCCCGTATGGAAAGGTGGAACAGAAAATTGTCCTGAGAGACATAGGAAACTGTCTCCATGACCTGTGAGAGAGGGATTTTTCGTACATCTGTACCCCCAAGCGTAACGCTGCCGCTGTCCGTATCCCAGAAGGAAGCGATAAGACGGGCGATCGTTGATTTTCCCGAACCAGAAGGTCCGACGATCGCAGTCATCCCGTTAGCTACGCAGGAGAAAGATATTCGGTGAAGGACTTCTTTCTCATGATAGCTGAAGCTGACAGTTTGAAGTGCCACTTCGCAATCGGTAAGAGGCACGGCTCTCTGCGGCCGGTCCATCTCTTTTAAGTCCAGAAGACCGCCGATCTCCTGCACCGTTGCGTCTACCATGGCAAGACTGTCGGTGTATTGCAGCGCCTGAATGAGCGGTTTCACCAGTCCAAGCGCCAGAATGATGCAGGAGACCAGAGTTCCGGCATCAAGCCGTTCGTTCAGATACTGCCAGCTGCCCAGAGGCAGCACGCCTAAAAGGCAGGAAGGCATAACGGCCATTCCCGCCACATAAAAGCCATTGGTCTTGCGAAACCAATCCGCTTTTGATCGTTCGCTCTCCTGGACCGCATCTGCATATTTGCGGTATGAGGTTTCTCCCTGGCGAAAAGTCTTGATTACCTGTATCCCCCCAATATATTCCACCATGGCAGCGTCCATATTTTTGTTGGCGAGAAGAACGCGCCCGTATCGCGCCTCATAGTCTTTCATCATGCCCATATAGCAAAAAAGCCCCACAGGAATCGTGGCAAGAGAAATCAGAGCAACGCTCCAATCCAGCACAAACAGGTAGACCAGCATCAACACCGGAATCAGTGTGTTGGCCGTAAGCTCCGGCACCATGTGAGCCAGCGGTAGTTCCAGCTTTTCAACCGTATCAACCAGCATGGCCTTGTATTTGCCGGAAGGCATGTCCAGGACTGTCCCCATGGGGACACGTGACAGCTTGGCCGAGATCGCTTTACGGATGCTTTTAAGCACCGTAAATGCAGCCCGATGCGATCGAATGGTGGAAAACGTATTCAACCAGAGTGATGCCAGATAGCCGAGAAGAGCCACAAGAGACAGCAAGAGGATCTGATCGAAAACATATTGTCCATTGATGATTTCCGCTATCATCCGGGAAACAGCAATATAGGGCACTATGCCGCATAAGGCTCCCAGTACAGCCAGCACAACTGCACTT includes:
- a CDS encoding ABC transporter ATP-binding protein — encoded protein: MNTSERGTIQRLLEFARPCRGLLVSAVVLAVLGALCGIVPYIAVSRMIAEIINGQYVFDQILLLSLVALLGYLASLWLNTFSTIRSHRAAFTVLKSIRKAISAKLSRVPMGTVLDMPSGKYKAMLVDTVEKLELPLAHMVPELTANTLIPVLMLVYLFVLDWSVALISLATIPVGLFCYMGMMKDYEARYGRVLLANKNMDAAMVEYIGGIQVIKTFRQGETSYRKYADAVQESERSKADWFRKTNGFYVAGMAVMPSCLLGVLPLGSWQYLNERLDAGTLVSCIILALGLVKPLIQALQYTDSLAMVDATVQEIGGLLDLKEMDRPQRAVPLTDCEVALQTVSFSYHEKEVLHRISFSCVANGMTAIVGPSGSGKSTIARLIASFWDTDSGSVTLGGTDVRKIPLSQVMETVSYVSQDNFLFHLSIRENIRFGKPDATDAEVEEAARRACCHEFILELPQGYDTLAGDGGSHLSGGERQRIAIARAILKNSPVVVLDEATAFADPENEALIQASIAELVAGKTLIVIAHRLSTITAADKILVIDQGRVVAEGKHAELLETSPLYQVLWQAHAGARDRREEEWL